The nucleotide window GTGACAAACACGATCATCGTGGGCACCGGAAACCCCGCGCCGTGGAACACGTGGGAGCGTTCGGAAGGCGACAACTACCAGGACTTCGACTCTCTCTATACCTCGGGGCAGGCCTATGTGAACCCGACGGATGGTGAAGTCGTCGGCTTCTACCAGCATACGCCCAACGATGCCTGGGACTTCTCCGGCAATAACGAGATCATCCTGTTCGACTACACCGATGCCGAGGGCAACACCCACCGGGCCGGTGCCCATGCCGACCGCAACGGGTTCTTCTACGTGACCGACATCGATGCGCTGTCGGATCGCGAAGGCGAAAAGATCAACCGGCCGACCGCGCTTCTGAATGCGTTCCCGTTTGTCGACGACATCACCTGGGCCACGGGCATCGACCTGGAGACCGGGCGACCGATCGAAGTGGAGGGGCAACGCCCGCCGCTACCCGCGGAGGGTGAAACCAAGGGCGCCACGATCCAGGTGACGCCGCCCTTCCTCGGGGGCAAGAACTGGAACCCCATGGCCTACAGCCAGGAAACCGGCCTCTTCTACGTGCCGGCGAACAACTGGACCGAGGATTACTGGACCGAGAACATCACCTACCAGGCTGGCGCGGCTTACCTGGGGCAGGGGTTCCGTATCAAGCGGCTTTACGATGATCACATCGGCACGCTGCGGGCCTATGATCCGGCGACCGGCAAGAAGGTCTGGGAGCATAACGAGGAGTTCCCGCTCTGGGCCGGCGTGCTGGCGACGGCAGGCGATGTGGTCTTCACCGGCACTTCTGACGGCTACGTCAAAGGCTTCCATTCCGAGACCGGCGAGCAACTGTGGGAGTTCAACACAGGGTCCGGCGTGATTTCGCAGCCCATCACATGGGAGATGGACGGAAAGCAGTATCTCGGTATCGCGTCGGGATATGGCGGTGCGGTTCCTCTCTGGGGTGGTGACATGGCCACTCTGACCACGCAGGTCAGCCAGGGGGGATCGTTCTGGGTCTTCGAGGTGCCCGACGAACTTCTTGCGAGCGCACAGTAAGGCAAACAAGGAAGGGCGGCATGATGCCGCCCTTCACTTTGTTCAAGGAGAGAGTGAATGCTGAAGGCCAGCTTTTGTGCGGTTTGGGTCCTGCCCCTGGCGATCGCCGCCGCCGCCTCCGCCGAGACCTGCTTTGACACGCCATTGGAACCGGGCGCGCGGGACTATCCCGTGATCGTGGACACGGACGAGCCGCGCGAAGGTCCGCTGGTGATCGGCAACTGTACGCTAGAGCCCGGTGCGGACTGTCCGGGGGTCGACCTGTCCCATGCCGATCTTCGGGGCGTGCAGCTGAACGGAGCGAATCTGCGCGGCGCCAAGTTGACGCGTGCCGACCTGTCGGACTCCGTGCTGAAGGGAGTGGATTTTTCCGGTGCCGACCTGCGCGGTGCGGTCCTGACGAAATCCTTCATGCAGGGGATGACGGCGACCGACGCCGACTTTACCGGCGCGAACCTGGACTTTTCCCGCCTGGCCGGTGCCCAGCTTCAAGGGGCGAACCTGACCGCGGTCTCGATGGAGGCGTCCTGGGCGCCGAAAGTCCGGCTGGTCGGCGCCACGATCCGGGCGTCGAACCTGCAGGAAACGAAATTCTACAATGCCGACCTTGCCGGGGCCGTGATGGAGGACAACAACATCCGGTTTGCGATCTGGGAAGGCGCGCATATGGAGAACTGCAAGGGATGTCCGGTCGACTGGTAGGCGCGTGCGCCCTGATCATTGGCTGGCTTGCCCCGTCCCAGGTCTTGGCCGCCCCTGTTGCGGCCGGCCTGAATGCCTGCCGTGACATCCCGTCCGACGCCAGGCGATTGACGTGTTTCGACGAACTGGCCGCGGCGGAGGATGCCGAGGAGTTCACCGGGTCGGGCAGCGGGGTGACGCCGCAATTCGACGTGGTCGCGCCGCGCCTTATGACCTTCGAAAGCAGCGACGCGGTGATGGTGGTCTATCTGCTGAATGAGCGCGACGAGGTGGTGCAGAACCTGCACAGGGGCGGCAAGGGCGAAGGATCTTACCTGATCGAGATGCCGGGGCGTTACCACGTCCAGGTCAACGCGACCGGGCAATGGAAAATCCGCGTTCGACGGGCGCGTTGACCGCACGACCCGGCGCCGCATGACGACGGTCAATGCTGTGAAGACGGCTGTCGGGACTGTCGCTCGTCCCTTGCCACCCTCGAAGCCATGCGCCGGGCGCGGAGATGCGGCGGGCCCTTTCGCTTTGCGCCCGGATTTGGCATGTCTTTGCTTCGCCCTGCAAAAGGAGGCATCCGGACCATGCCGTTTTCACGAACGCCGCGGGATACGCTCACAGCACTTGTCGAATATGACAGCGTTGTCGGCCGGCCGAACCTGTCGCTGATCGAGGCGGTGGCCGACTGGCTGGAAGGGCATGGCATCGCCTGCCGTGTTCTCACCGGGCCGGAAGGCGACCGCGCCAATCTATTCGCCACGATCGGAGACGCGGAACGGCCTGGCTATGTCCTGTCCGGCCATGTCGACGTGGTTCCGGCCGAAGAGCCGGAATGGCAGGCCGACCCTTTCACGCTGCGCCACGCGGGGGAGCGGCTGATCGGGCGGGGGGCCTGCGACATGAAAGGGTTCGTCGCAGCGGTGCTTTCGGCCGCACCGGACATGGCGTCGCTGGCCCCGGAGGTGCCGATACATATCGCGCTGTCCTACGATGAAGAGGCCGGGTGTCGCGGCGTGCCGCACCTGATCGAGGCGTTGCCCGAATTGTGCGCGCCGCCGCTTGGCTGCATCGTCGGTGAACCCACGGGCCTCGTGCCGGTGCTGGCCCACAAGGGCAAGGCCGCGTTGCGGCTTTGTGCGACGGGGCGGGCGGGCCACAGTGCGCGCCCGGATCTGGGCGAGAACGCGATTCACAAGCTACTGCCGGTTCTGGCCGCGGCCGAAGCTCAGGCCCGCGCATTGCAGGAGGACGCCCCGCGGGACGACCGTTTCGCGCCGCCGTGGTCCAGCCTTCAGGTGGGCACCATCGCGGGGGGGCAGGCGCTGAACATCATTCCCGAGCGCGCCGAGGCGGAGGTCGAGGCCCGCGCCATCGCGGGCGCCGATCCTCGGGCGCTTCTGGCGCCGGTCCTGGCCGCGGCGGAAACCGCCGGTGTCGAGGCCACGTGGCTGTCGACCTATCCGCCCCTCGCGCTGGAGGCCGGCGACCCGCTGGCCGGCATGATGGCGGAGGTCTCGGGGCGAACCCCGGTCGCGGCCGTGAGTTTCGGCACCGAAGCGGGGTTGTTCCAGCAAGCGGGGATCCCGTCGATCATCTGCGGCCCCGGCGACATGGCGCGCGCGCATCGACCCGAGGAATACCTGACGGTCGCGGAACTGGAGGCGTGCCACGCGATGATCCTGAGCTTCGCCCGGCGCTGCGCAGCGTGACACGTGGGGGCGTCAGGCAGGGCCGCGGCTGTCCCGGCCGTCCGTTTCCTCACGAACCGTCGGCGGCGGGCAGTTCGGCCCGGCAATGGTCGAGAAACGCGGCGCTGGTCCGGCTGTTCGTCAGCCCCTGCAAGCCCAGCACCCCCATCGCCATGGGTGCGATATCGCTCGTCAGCGGGACGAAGCTGAGAGGCTTGCCATCGGGCGCGGTGGTATTGAGCGGCCGGAAGTTGGCGATGGAATAGCCGAAACCGTTGGCGACGAGACTGCGCATCACGGCCATGTCTCGGGTCCGCTCGGCAATGGTGGGGCGCAAGTCGGCGCGGGTGAAGAAGGCCAGAAAGTAATCGGCGCTCATCGGCAGGTCCAGCAAGACCATCGGATGCGGAGCAAGGTCGCGCACCGTGAGGCTGTCTCGCCCCGCAAGCGGGTGGTCCGGGGGCAGAAGGACAAACGGCGCGAGGTCGCGGATCGGATGAAATTCAAGGTCGGCAGGCAGGGTCATGTCATAGGTCAGGGCCAGGTCGATCTCGCCCCGGCGCAGGCCCGCGAAGATGTCGCTTTGGGTCAGTTCGACTTGGCTCATGCGGACATCGGGATAGCGGGCCTCGAAGCTGCGGCGCAGGCTGGGCAGGACGATCTGGGCGAAGGTCACAAGGCAGCCGACGCGCAGCGGCCCCTGCACTGTACCAGACACGGCGCCAGCGAGGCGGGTGAGTTCGGTCGCCTCGCTCAGCACCGTCTGCGCCTGTGCCGAAAGGGTGCGGCCCGCCTCGGTCAGGCGCAACCCCTGGGCGTGCTGACGCACGAACAGCGACAGGCCAAGCTCTGCCTCGAGCTGGGAAATGGCGGCGGAAATCGACGGCGAGGACACGTTCAGCTTCTGGCTGGCCGCGGCGATGCTGCCGCTTTCCCCGGCGGTGACGAAATATTCCAACTGGCGCAGGGTGAACCTGAGGGGCATGGGCGGGCTCTTGCTGGGTCCGGCCATGGTGGCGTTTTCGCGGGTCGTCGTCCAGTGCCTCAATCGTCGCCGGGCACGCCGTAGGACGGCGCCTCGCGCGGGTCGAGCGCGCGTTGCACATAGGCGTCGATCTGCGGCTTGTAGACGGCCCAGGCGGCGGCGATGGCCTCGATCGGGCAGTCCTCTGTCCAGTCGCAGCGCAGGTCGGCCACCGGCCAGGCGACGCGGTCCACGATCTTCATGCCCGCCGAATGCACCGGCCCGGCCTCGCCCCCTGCCGCAAGCCCGGCCCGCATCGCCGCCAGCAGGCGGTCGCCGATATGGCCCCTGGCCTCAATGAAGCCCGCGACGATGGCGGCGGGGACGTCCTCGTTGACCAGAAGATTGCCGCCCGAGGCCACGTCGGGCCCTTCGGCCTGGGTCCAGATGCCCAGCGAGTTGGGGCCGGAATGGATCGCGGTGCGGCCTTGCGCGTCGACGGCCAGTACCTGACGGTACTCGATGAAGGCGCCGCGCTTTTGCACCTCTGCGATGGCGTCGGGCGCGGAGAACCCGCTTTCCATCAGGTCGAGCGTCAGGGGTCCAAGCGTCGGGTCGGTCACGTTCTGAGAGGCGACGGCGCCGACACCGGCCCGTGCGTAGGAACAGCGCGCCGCGACGGCGGGTGACGAGGACGAGATGGCGATGCCGAACATGCCGGTCTCGGCACAGCGGGCGACGAGGGAAAAGGTCATGCCGGGATCACTGCCGTGCCGTCGATCTCGACCAGCCATTCGGGCCGCGCCAGCGCCTGCACCACCAGCCCGGTGGATACCGGGTGCACGCCCTTGATGTATTCGCCCATGGTCCGGTAGACCGCCTCGCGGTGGCGGACATCGGTGATATAGACCACGACCTTGACCAGATGGCTCATGTCGCCGCCCGCTTCCTCGATCAACTGGCGGATGTTCTGCATCACCTTGTGGGTCTGTTCGACCGGGTCGTGACTGTCGATGTTCCGGGCGTCATCCAGGTTCTGCGGGCATTGGCCGCGCAGCCAGACGATCTTGCCGGAGCCTTCGGTCACCACGGCCTGGCAGAGGTCGTTGTCGAGATTCTGTTCGGGGTAGGTATCCGAGGTGTTGAACTTGCGGATGCGGGTGTGGGCCATGCGGGCTGCTCCGTTACGAATGATGGGTCGGCCATAGCCGAAACGCGCGGGCCTGTCAGGGGCTTGCCTGCCCGAGGCGCTAGAGTTTCGGCGTGAAGCTCGGGTCGATCCGGTTCATCAGGTATTGCGCGAAATCGAAATTGGGCCGTTCGAGATGCGACAGGTGCCCCGGCTCGGCCCCGTCGGCGCAAAGCCCGCGATAGACCTTCTCGGTACAACCGCGATCCTCGACATTCACGTCGTCCAGCAGGGCCTTAAGGTCCGCCAGGTTCTGTTCCGCCTCGGCGTCGCCGGCATAGTCGTTCGACATGCCGCCGCCGAAGCGGATGCTTACCCGCGACGGCCCCTTGGGATGCAGGCTGAGATACCAGAAATAGCCCGGCGTAAGCGTGATCATCAGGCTGGGATAGACTGCGATCAGATAGGTCATTCGACGCTCGTCGCCCGCCAGGCGCGTGTTGCTCGGGTGCGCCATGGCGATGCGCAGGGAGTCGTCCTTGAGGATCGTGTGATAGTTGAACGCGTCGTGACCCGGAGGGCAGACCATCTCTTCCAGCTTCGACAGGCCCCCGATGGTGCCCGCGTGGCAGACCGGCAGGTGGTAACTTTCCATGAAATTCTCGGCCAGCACCTTCCAGTTCGTGTCCCAGACATGTTCCTCGAAAAAGGTCTCGGTGTAGTTGGTCATGTCGTAGCCGGCGATCATGCGCTCCAGTTCCGACAGGCGGGAGGCGACAGGCTCGGCCTCCGGGTTCAGGGTGATGAAGACCCAGCCCAGCCATTCCTCGCAGCGGATCTGGGGCAGGGCGTAATCGGATTTGCAGAAGCCGGAATTGCCGGACATGGCGGGCGCGCCGCGCAGCGATCCGTCGAGATTGTAGGTCCAGGCGTGGTACGGGCAGACGATGGATTTCGTATGCCCGCGGCCATGCAGAAGCGTGGACATGCGGTGGCGGCAGACATTCGAGAACGCCTTCAGGCCGCCCTCGCGGTCGCGCAGGACGATGACTGGCTGGTCGGCCAGCTCGCAGGTGACGTAGTCGCCCGGCTTGGTGAGGGCGTCGGCCCGGCCGACGCAGAACCATTCCTTGCGGAAGATATGCTCGATCTCGGCCTGCAGGAACGCATCGGTCTTGTAGACCTCGGGCGGCATGGCGCGGGCCTGCTCGAACGGCGCCGAGACATTGGCGCGCAGGGCGTCAATTGGGTTGGCGATGGGCCTGGCGAGGGTCATGTTGTGGCTCCGGTCATTCGGCTGCGGCGGCACTGGGCATCGGGCGATAGTCGCGGTAGGTGCGCTGGATCGCGATCTGGTCGGCGACATGCGCCGCATCGTGCCACACCCCCCAGATAAAGGTCGAGCCGCGCCGCGATTGCCATGGCAGGCCGAGGAAATAGATGCCCGGCTCTTGCGACACCCCGCGATTGTGAATTGGCGCGCCCTTGGCGTCGAACGTGTCGACCTTCATCCAAGAGAAATCCTGGCGATAGCCGGTGGCCCAGATGATGGTGCCGATGCCTTCGGCTGCAAGGTCCAGCGTGCGGACCGGGTTGGTCAGGCAGTCGGGGTCGGGCAGGAATTCCCGCGCTTGCGGCTCCTCCGGCAGGTCGAGGCCGTGGCGCGCGGCATAGGCGTCGCACTGGTCGAGCAGGTCGATGTAGTAATCGTCGCCCGCCTTCATGTTGGCCTGCAGGTCGTCTCCGATGATCAGCTTGCCGTCTTTGAAGTCGTTGGCGCGGCCCAGAAGCGTCATGCCTTGGTGGGCCAGCTTGCGGAAGTCCACCGTCTTGCCGCCCTCTGCGCCGCTGACCGAAATCGTCACATGCTCGGTGCCGGGCGCCTTGGCGGGGATGTCCCACAGGCCGAGAACGCCCAGCCACCAGCAATAATCGCGGCCCCGGTACATGCGCGGCGGGCGGTCATGCGGCCCGACGCAAAGGAATACCTTGCG belongs to Roseovarius sp. THAF27 and includes:
- a CDS encoding pentapeptide repeat-containing protein; amino-acid sequence: MLKASFCAVWVLPLAIAAAASAETCFDTPLEPGARDYPVIVDTDEPREGPLVIGNCTLEPGADCPGVDLSHADLRGVQLNGANLRGAKLTRADLSDSVLKGVDFSGADLRGAVLTKSFMQGMTATDADFTGANLDFSRLAGAQLQGANLTAVSMEASWAPKVRLVGATIRASNLQETKFYNADLAGAVMEDNNIRFAIWEGAHMENCKGCPVDW
- a CDS encoding NAD(P)/FAD-dependent oxidoreductase, whose translation is MTDYIDTLVVGAGQAGIAMSEHLGRNGIPHLVLEKHRIAEAWRTRRWDSLVANGPAWHDRFPNMKFTASHPEAFPPKEEVAGYMADYARMIDAPIRTGVEVTRLERNEGRPGFTVTTSDGVIEAGSVVAATGAFQHPVIPDIVPASAGVTQVHSAEYRNPEALPEGAVLVVGAGSSGGQIADELQRAGRKVFLCVGPHDRPPRMYRGRDYCWWLGVLGLWDIPAKAPGTEHVTISVSGAEGGKTVDFRKLAHQGMTLLGRANDFKDGKLIIGDDLQANMKAGDDYYIDLLDQCDAYAARHGLDLPEEPQAREFLPDPDCLTNPVRTLDLAAEGIGTIIWATGYRQDFSWMKVDTFDAKGAPIHNRGVSQEPGIYFLGLPWQSRRGSTFIWGVWHDAAHVADQIAIQRTYRDYRPMPSAAAAE
- the argE gene encoding acetylornithine deacetylase, translated to MPFSRTPRDTLTALVEYDSVVGRPNLSLIEAVADWLEGHGIACRVLTGPEGDRANLFATIGDAERPGYVLSGHVDVVPAEEPEWQADPFTLRHAGERLIGRGACDMKGFVAAVLSAAPDMASLAPEVPIHIALSYDEEAGCRGVPHLIEALPELCAPPLGCIVGEPTGLVPVLAHKGKAALRLCATGRAGHSARPDLGENAIHKLLPVLAAAEAQARALQEDAPRDDRFAPPWSSLQVGTIAGGQALNIIPERAEAEVEARAIAGADPRALLAPVLAAAETAGVEATWLSTYPPLALEAGDPLAGMMAEVSGRTPVAAVSFGTEAGLFQQAGIPSIICGPGDMARAHRPEEYLTVAELEACHAMILSFARRCAA
- a CDS encoding RidA family protein produces the protein MAHTRIRKFNTSDTYPEQNLDNDLCQAVVTEGSGKIVWLRGQCPQNLDDARNIDSHDPVEQTHKVMQNIRQLIEEAGGDMSHLVKVVVYITDVRHREAVYRTMGEYIKGVHPVSTGLVVQALARPEWLVEIDGTAVIPA
- a CDS encoding aromatic ring-hydroxylating dioxygenase subunit alpha, which encodes MTLARPIANPIDALRANVSAPFEQARAMPPEVYKTDAFLQAEIEHIFRKEWFCVGRADALTKPGDYVTCELADQPVIVLRDREGGLKAFSNVCRHRMSTLLHGRGHTKSIVCPYHAWTYNLDGSLRGAPAMSGNSGFCKSDYALPQIRCEEWLGWVFITLNPEAEPVASRLSELERMIAGYDMTNYTETFFEEHVWDTNWKVLAENFMESYHLPVCHAGTIGGLSKLEEMVCPPGHDAFNYHTILKDDSLRIAMAHPSNTRLAGDERRMTYLIAVYPSLMITLTPGYFWYLSLHPKGPSRVSIRFGGGMSNDYAGDAEAEQNLADLKALLDDVNVEDRGCTEKVYRGLCADGAEPGHLSHLERPNFDFAQYLMNRIDPSFTPKL
- a CDS encoding LysR substrate-binding domain-containing protein → MPLRFTLRQLEYFVTAGESGSIAAASQKLNVSSPSISAAISQLEAELGLSLFVRQHAQGLRLTEAGRTLSAQAQTVLSEATELTRLAGAVSGTVQGPLRVGCLVTFAQIVLPSLRRSFEARYPDVRMSQVELTQSDIFAGLRRGEIDLALTYDMTLPADLEFHPIRDLAPFVLLPPDHPLAGRDSLTVRDLAPHPMVLLDLPMSADYFLAFFTRADLRPTIAERTRDMAVMRSLVANGFGYSIANFRPLNTTAPDGKPLSFVPLTSDIAPMAMGVLGLQGLTNSRTSAAFLDHCRAELPAADGS
- a CDS encoding DUF1028 domain-containing protein codes for the protein MTFSLVARCAETGMFGIAISSSSPAVAARCSYARAGVGAVASQNVTDPTLGPLTLDLMESGFSAPDAIAEVQKRGAFIEYRQVLAVDAQGRTAIHSGPNSLGIWTQAEGPDVASGGNLLVNEDVPAAIVAGFIEARGHIGDRLLAAMRAGLAAGGEAGPVHSAGMKIVDRVAWPVADLRCDWTEDCPIEAIAAAWAVYKPQIDAYVQRALDPREAPSYGVPGDD
- a CDS encoding PQQ-dependent methanol/ethanol family dehydrogenase, producing MKNLLKMTGASVLALAAAANLAAAETSKVTWEDILNDHETTDDVLMYGMGSNAQRWSTLDQINADTVKHLRPAWAFSFGDEKQRGQESQAVVHDGVIYITGSYSRVWALDAKTGERLWKFEARLPDDIRPCCDVINRGVAIYGDKVYFGALDASIYALNKDTGKVVWREKFGDHKIGYTMTGAPTIIKDKETDRVMLIHGSSGDEFGVVGKLFARDPETGEEIWMRPFVEGHKGRLAGAESTTTGDADAPSWPMNEDGSDKKEAWYHGGGAPWQSASFDPVTNTIIVGTGNPAPWNTWERSEGDNYQDFDSLYTSGQAYVNPTDGEVVGFYQHTPNDAWDFSGNNEIILFDYTDAEGNTHRAGAHADRNGFFYVTDIDALSDREGEKINRPTALLNAFPFVDDITWATGIDLETGRPIEVEGQRPPLPAEGETKGATIQVTPPFLGGKNWNPMAYSQETGLFYVPANNWTEDYWTENITYQAGAAYLGQGFRIKRLYDDHIGTLRAYDPATGKKVWEHNEEFPLWAGVLATAGDVVFTGTSDGYVKGFHSETGEQLWEFNTGSGVISQPITWEMDGKQYLGIASGYGGAVPLWGGDMATLTTQVSQGGSFWVFEVPDELLASAQ